A section of the Leptotrichia sp. HSP-342 genome encodes:
- a CDS encoding HD family phosphohydrolase: MRVNILGREFVFEVKERKTKNNETQYKVKNKFMFRFIILTIIFMIFGIIIEMSRLNVNYVVGSIAKSDIVAYKNVSYFIDILDDSIEEKIMKTTQPEFDKIKDVNRETIILLNKFLRDVRNLSDEATIKGYIKDNKYTFSVEDIKEIKARTENVEYSVNLTDIISEIYSDGIYKMENLSKIIRKKDIKADNLDMKVLQNFMKPNLVINEEATKKKIADNMMSLRDKEIKIYKGDIIVKKGETIDSDALLKLEKLNLVRNGDKLRKIVGLASTFSLLMILIYYLLRKNVKKIVESKAFYPTLITIVFVNVFYILFLNNEFFIYLLPFAMLPIITTILGNRTYAIILTFSNMVILSREESWFLVTIAVSLVAVYKAANLVSRSDIVKLSFFLGIFQALMAFSYGLVNQSSFGLIMLMIVFSVFSGILTGMVSLAALPYFEDYFEILTTMKLLELSDFSHTLLRQLLMKAPGTFHHSIMVGALAEGAAESIGANATFARIASYYHDIGKMKRPEFFVENQRDGVNPHNKIKPSLSALILTSHTKDGYIMGKENKLPKEILDVILQHHGTTLTQYFYYKALESGEEVVESNFRYSGPKPKTKESGIILLADTVEAATRTLENKSEEGIKNFIRYLVKSKIEDKQLSDSDLTLGEIEIVVRSFINTLQGVYHERIKYPKMDEKAKKN, encoded by the coding sequence ATGAGAGTAAATATACTAGGGCGAGAATTTGTTTTTGAAGTGAAGGAAAGAAAGACTAAAAACAATGAAACACAGTATAAAGTCAAAAACAAGTTCATGTTCAGATTTATTATTTTAACAATAATATTTATGATATTTGGAATAATTATCGAAATGTCAAGGTTAAATGTGAACTATGTTGTTGGAAGCATTGCAAAATCTGATATTGTGGCTTATAAAAATGTATCTTATTTTATAGATATTTTGGACGACAGCATTGAAGAAAAAATAATGAAGACGACACAGCCTGAATTTGATAAAATAAAGGATGTGAATAGAGAAACTATAATTTTGCTTAACAAATTTTTACGTGATGTACGAAATTTATCTGATGAGGCAACGATTAAAGGGTATATAAAGGATAATAAGTACACATTTTCGGTTGAGGATATTAAGGAAATAAAGGCAAGAACTGAAAATGTTGAGTATTCTGTAAATCTAACGGACATTATATCAGAAATTTATAGTGATGGAATTTATAAAATGGAAAATCTTTCAAAAATAATACGAAAAAAAGATATAAAAGCAGATAATCTGGATATGAAAGTTCTGCAAAATTTTATGAAGCCAAATCTGGTTATTAATGAAGAGGCTACAAAGAAAAAAATTGCAGATAATATGATGTCGTTAAGGGATAAGGAAATTAAAATTTATAAAGGAGACATTATTGTAAAAAAAGGTGAAACTATCGATTCGGATGCACTTTTAAAACTTGAGAAATTAAATTTAGTAAGAAATGGAGATAAATTGAGGAAAATAGTCGGACTTGCTTCTACATTCTCGCTTCTTATGATACTAATTTACTATTTGCTTAGAAAAAATGTAAAAAAAATTGTAGAATCGAAGGCATTCTATCCGACACTTATTACAATAGTATTTGTAAATGTTTTCTATATTTTATTTTTAAATAACGAGTTTTTTATTTATTTGCTTCCATTCGCAATGCTTCCTATTATAACAACAATTTTGGGAAATAGAACGTATGCAATTATTTTGACATTTTCAAATATGGTTATCTTGTCAAGAGAAGAATCGTGGTTTTTAGTTACAATAGCAGTTTCACTAGTTGCAGTTTATAAGGCTGCAAATCTTGTGAGTAGAAGTGATATTGTAAAATTGAGTTTCTTTTTAGGAATATTTCAGGCATTGATGGCATTTAGCTATGGATTAGTCAATCAGTCAAGTTTTGGGTTAATTATGTTAATGATAGTGTTTTCAGTATTTTCAGGAATTTTAACTGGAATGGTGTCACTTGCGGCTCTGCCATATTTTGAAGATTACTTTGAAATTCTGACGACAATGAAATTACTAGAATTAAGTGATTTTTCACATACCTTGCTTAGACAGCTTCTTATGAAAGCACCAGGAACTTTTCATCATAGTATAATGGTTGGGGCTCTTGCGGAAGGAGCGGCTGAAAGTATAGGAGCAAATGCTACTTTTGCAAGAATTGCCTCATATTATCATGATATAGGAAAAATGAAGCGTCCAGAATTTTTTGTGGAAAATCAACGGGATGGAGTTAATCCCCATAATAAGATAAAACCATCATTAAGTGCATTAATATTGACTTCGCATACAAAAGATGGCTATATTATGGGAAAAGAGAATAAACTGCCAAAGGAAATATTGGATGTAATACTGCAACATCACGGTACAACGCTAACACAATATTTTTATTACAAAGCACTAGAAAGTGGAGAAGAAGTTGTGGAAAGTAATTTTAGATACAGCGGGCCTAAGCCAAAAACAAAAGAATCAGGAATAATCCTTCTGGCAGATACGGTAGAAGCGGCAACAAGAACGCTTGAAAATAAAAGTGAAGAAGGAATCAAAAACTTTATCAGGTATTTGGTAAAATCTAAAATTGAAGACAAGCAGTTAAGCGACTCCGACTTAACTTTGGGAGAGATAGAAATTGTAGTACGATCATTTATAAATACACTGCAAGGTGTTTATCACGAGAGGATAAAATATCCAAAAATGGATGAAAAAGCTAAAAAAAATTAA
- the ybeY gene encoding rRNA maturation RNase YbeY, with product MVEIDITYDIEKIDNFFDEPKINEFVSYILKNEYKEEFDKNEYYLSLLITTNDEIQKINREYRQKDIPTDVISFAYNETENFGVVNMLGDIVISIERVKEQSSEYRHSDEREFYYVLCHGMLHLLGYDHIEEEDKVVMRRREEEILSKFNYNR from the coding sequence ATGGTAGAAATAGATATAACTTATGATATTGAAAAAATTGACAATTTTTTTGATGAACCTAAAATAAATGAATTTGTGAGCTATATTCTAAAAAATGAATATAAAGAAGAATTTGATAAAAATGAATACTATCTTTCATTATTAATTACAACAAATGATGAAATTCAGAAAATAAACCGTGAGTATCGACAAAAAGATATTCCAACTGATGTAATTTCCTTTGCCTATAATGAAACTGAAAACTTTGGAGTAGTAAATATGTTAGGTGACATTGTAATCTCAATAGAGCGTGTAAAAGAGCAGTCTAGCGAATATAGGCATTCTGATGAGCGGGAATTTTATTATGTATTATGTCATGGAATGCTGCATTTACTTGGATACGATCATATTGAAGAGGAAGATAAAGTTGTCATGAGAAGAAGAGAAGAAGAAATTTTGAGTAAATTTAACTATAATAGATGA
- a CDS encoding diacylglycerol kinase, whose product MGEKNKKEKKSIFGLFHKKDRYNWDIKKERARDKRLVDSFNFAIDGMISALQNEKHMKVHILAAIVIVILAILINASKVEILIISLSVSFVIITELINTAVEALVDLISPERHPLAKLAKDVAAGAVLIAAINALCVGYLLFYDKLLDIFDGTNKLHVIAGRKGNISILILILVAILVIVLKSFFQKGTPLEGGMPSGHSAIAFSAFGILLFMTSDVRILILGFFMAALVAQSRVKSGIHSIREVLAGGLLGFSVSFIILFVMMKFGILYN is encoded by the coding sequence TTGGGAGAAAAAAATAAAAAAGAGAAGAAATCAATTTTTGGGTTATTTCATAAAAAAGATAGATACAATTGGGACATTAAAAAAGAGAGGGCAAGAGATAAAAGGCTTGTGGACAGTTTTAATTTTGCGATTGATGGGATGATCTCGGCATTGCAGAACGAAAAACACATGAAAGTACATATACTTGCTGCAATTGTTATTGTGATTTTAGCAATTCTTATAAATGCAAGTAAGGTAGAAATCCTTATAATTTCATTGTCGGTGTCATTTGTAATAATTACAGAACTTATAAATACAGCAGTTGAGGCACTTGTGGATTTGATTTCGCCTGAACGTCATCCTCTTGCAAAATTAGCTAAGGATGTGGCGGCTGGAGCAGTTTTAATTGCTGCGATTAATGCACTTTGTGTAGGTTATCTGCTATTTTATGATAAATTACTGGATATTTTTGACGGCACAAATAAATTGCATGTTATTGCAGGAAGAAAAGGGAATATCTCGATTTTAATATTAATTCTAGTTGCAATCCTTGTGATTGTTCTTAAATCGTTTTTTCAAAAGGGAACACCACTTGAAGGTGGAATGCCAAGTGGACATAGTGCGATAGCTTTTTCAGCATTTGGAATACTTTTATTTATGACTTCAGATGTGAGAATATTGATATTAGGCTTCTTTATGGCTGCATTAGTTGCACAGAGCAGGGTTAAGTCTGGAATTCACAGTATTAGAGAAGTACTGGCTGGAGGATTGCTTGGTTTTTCAGTTTCGTTTATTATATTGTTTGTAATGATGAAATTTGGAATTTTATATAATTAA